The following nucleotide sequence is from Macaca nemestrina isolate mMacNem1 chromosome 16, mMacNem.hap1, whole genome shotgun sequence.
ACATATTTATTTGCTGGCAATTAGGTAACTTCATTATTAATAAGTGAgaacaataatacaaaatttacttAAGGCTTCGTCTAAACTGCTGGTGTATAAATTtttaagacaaattttaaaagttacttatGTCAAAATTAAATATACTACTAGAGGAACAAACTGGccaagtttcatttatttcttcacgTAACATTTTTACAGCTCACATACAGCAGGAAGCACACCTTTGCACATAATTGTGACATTAGCTTCACAACAGCATCTGCTGACTGCACTTCCAATCATAATATAGCAAGTGCAAGTTCACTTGGAAATGTACATTTATACACCTGATATAAATTAAAGATGGCTACACTATGATTCGTGATAGCAAAAGCATGACTTGAGGTTCCTTGACTAGACCACTTGTTTAAGAGAAGTGTACCCAAGCATTTTAAAATGGCCATTTGGGGAACaggccaaaatataaaatatctatcaTGTAAAATTTAAccatttacctttttaaaaaataatcttcaaaCTTGAAACCTTTGTTACTGAATTGTTATATGGATATACATCATGGCAGCAAGAACCACATTTACTATAGGCTGTATTTTTGGCGACCggccaattaaaaaaatttgttggtaaagtaatattacttttattaaaataaaaaagctaaatGAAGTATTTTCCTTCCACATTTAATGTGTTAGGTTGAGTTTAGTCCCCCTCCTCCCACAAGAAATCAGTCTGAGACTTAAGTGTTTAATCAAACCTATATTTGTAGTTTCTAAAATGCTGATCCACAGACCACTTTCTTGTTACACGTGTACCAATGAAAACAAACGGCAAACAGAATCACCACCATCCCTATGAAAGGAATGGTTCCTTTTctaacattctttaaaaatatacattttacacTCCCTGCACCTCAACAAAGGCGGCAATGTAATAAATACACGGTTTATTTTGTCCTCCTCACTACCAGGCGCCTGTCCACAAACTACCTGTTGTAAGCCCTCTCTTTTTTGGATTTCTCCAGGGCTTTGTCCATGGTCTTCTCGTTCTCCCCCCGGCACTTGGGACAGTACCACTTGCCCTTGGGTTTATGATTGAGCCCCACGCACGAGAAGTGGAACCACTCGATGGGACACTCGTCGTTGTCACAGCCGATCATCTCCCCGTAGGAGACCTGGTTGCACAGACAATACGTGGGTTCGTTGGGGTCGATGGGGAGGTCGGCAGGGGACGCCTCCCGCTCCGCCTTGGCCTTGGAGCGCTTCTTCTTCTTGGAGGTCTTGGCCTTCTTCTCCTTGGGTGTGCCCGAGGCGCTGTCCTCGTGGTCGTGGTTGCTGGACGCGTTCTCGCGGTTCTCGTTGTTGCGCTGCCTTCGCGAGCGCTTACTGTTGGGCTTCTCAGCCTGCGCTGCCGCCTCGCCTTTGGGCCTGTCCGCGCCAGCCTTGCCGCTGTTGCCCGCTGTGTCGCCCAGCTCCTGCTGCGCCTCGAACAGCTCCACGTGGCTGTCCACTTGCCGCGTGCGGTTCTCCACCAGCTCCACCATCTGGCTCACGATCTGGATCTTCTCATCGCCCAGCTCCTGGCTGCGGATCAGCGCGCGCTGTACACAGTGCAGCATCCGCCGCTTCTGCGCCCCGTCCGTCTCGCGGCTAAAGCGCTCGTAGCACTCGTCCAGCTCCTTCAAGATCTCTGGGGGCAAGAAGGACAGGCATCACTCGCGAGCAGGACATCGGGACAACCCACACGGCCCCGGACCCGGGTCTACGGAGAGGGCTGGCAGGGGGCCCAGGGGCCGGCGCACGGCTTGCCCAGCCCACCAGCCACAGGCCCTCCAGGGCCTCTCGGTTCCCGTGCCCTGGAACTAAATGCAAATGCCAGAAGAGCTCCCACAGGAAGAGGAGCCGCTCCAGCCATCCCAGAGAGAACCACAGAACAGTTCCTACGCAAGGGTGACAATGCCCGAAGCCATTAAGAGGAAACATTTAAATGAGGTGCAGTGCTCGGGACCCAACCTGTATTAATACTTTCTATTAATGATTATGTCCTATACTGCCATCATTTTTACTCAAATGTTTCTATTTGAATGCaattattaatatacatataatgttatatataaacaTGGTATTTATTACATTATACACAATATACAAAcgataaaatataaattatttgaatatttcaaataaaaaaggtCTCTGTTTTAACATACCAACATCTAGAATATCCTGTTAAATTAGAGAACgtgtataaatttatataatagcTCTCTATGATTTAAAGAACCGGGTTAACAGCAAAGGTCCAGGCTACTTTGTGTTAGGTCCTCAGTTTCAGTCCCCACATTTATTCTAGCATGTTATTCCTCTGTATTAGTGAAAGCAAGAACAGTTCTGCCACAATAATCCAGAAAAACCTAgctttgctttattattattatgactgttgttattattattttaggggcaaggtctgtctctgtcgcccaggctggagtgcagtggtgcaatctcggctcactgcagcctcgacctcccaggctcaagtgacccttccacctcagcctcctgagtagctaggactacaggagcacaaCTGTAATgggtcattattattattttttagctgCAGTGAATGTACTAGCCTTGCTTTAAAACAAAGCTGGTAGATTTTACTTTTGCATCTACTGCTTAAACACAAACATCTTCACATCTATTAAAGTCAATGGACTTTAAAATGCcatcaaaaaggaaggaaaacctcttcagtatttaaatataaaacttcttGGGCATGTTAGAGGACAGGGCGTATGATTTTAAAGTGTAATTAGGCAATTTCTCAAGAAacaaaagctgttaaaaaaacTCTAGTTGACATAAGGGCAGTCAACAGTCTTGCCAAAAGGCTACTCACAAAGAAATTCCAGAGCTCTTTTTCCTCAAACAATAACCATTAAATTAAACAGTACCAGATTATTCTCCTAAAACCTTTTTGCAGTCTCTTTAAACAAGGCAACAATACTACTTTTTTTgtcgagacggagttttgctcttgttgcccaggctggagtgcaatggcgccatctcggctcactgcaaccttggcctcccaggttcaagcgattctcctgcctcagcctcccgagtagctgggattacaggcaagcaacaccacgcccagctaatttagtattttcagtagacagggttttctccatgttggtcaggctggtctcccaactctcgacctcgtgatccgcctgcctcagcttcggaaagtgctgggattacaggagtgagccaccgtgccgtgCCAACAATACTACTTGTAAACTAGGAAGTGTATGGAGaggggctgggagtgggagggATTGTCTAAAATGGTACCCCCTCCCTTTCCAGATCTTATCTCCAAATAGTTATAAGATATATACCTAACACTAGAGTAAACGTAAGAAGTTGGGCCAACGCTGAAGCTTCTCTAAATGGTATTATTTTCCAGAGTATCTTCTCAAACTAAAGACAGCTGTGAAGACATTTCCTAGAGGAGCGATGCAGGCTGCCTGCCACCAGGAGGAATGCCCTAGTCTCACATAGTcactaattataaaaataaatagctgtgCTCAGCGTATCCAAGTAATACCAATTTATCCAACTTATTTATCATAGATGTTAAAATATGAGTGtataccatttatttttaaatggatttagGCTTATAAAATGGTATCACTTCTTTTCATCAGTAATCAAAGTTCTAAAGACAGTATTGTCATTTGATGGAAAAGAAAACtatcatataaatttaaaatttaataacataGAGGTTATTTGGCATCACAAGCAAGCTTCCATCCAGACGAAACCTAATTTGTGGGGAAGAGAAACAGATATCCCATTGCAAAATTACCAAGAAGTATTTCTGGTTACCTAATAGTTCTTTGATACCCCAAACAAAGTATTTTATCAACAAAACCACTAAGTACAAATATTTATAGACAGGAACACCACCACTGCGAAATAGGAAGCCATCCTTCCAGACACTCTGCTCCTTGAATGCCAGCAACTCAACTTCAGACACACTGCTACCTTTCTTCCAAACATACTCCACACCAACATTACCATGGAAAGCAGCAACACATGGAACTTACAGATTAAATGAGATTGTAGCAACATTTAAATTGGTTTGtccaattattttaaatgtattttaattttacgTAAGGGTTGCCCTGAAATTCTTTATGAAGCGGACTTCCCAGGAGGTGGGTaggtatttttataataatgtttgaaaaataattcaagcaATCTCAAACACCATTTTAAATCGATAAACTAATTATAATCCATGTTTACGAATTGACAACCGATGCCTACTAAGCAAAAGACGTCTGACTTCCTGTAGAGTAGATCTGTGAAAACAAGCTTCGTCTTTCAGAACTACGCGGCAGAGCTCAGCATTTACAGCGAAGTCCAAGGAGCTGTGACCCTTGCGACAGATTCTCGCGCTTCTCAGCGCTACCAGTTGCACGGCTCCAGTACTCCCGCAGGGGCGGGACTGTGATCTTTCCTGAAGCCAAAAAGTTCATCATCCTAGGTGAACCTGAAGCAAGCAGCAAGCCAGGCTCTCCCCAGCAACGACAGGAGAACAAAGTGGCTCCGTGAACTTTGCTGTCTTGACGGCTGTGACCCTGCACCCCGCCCCGCGCTTTTTTCTATCGTTGAACGATCAGAGTGGTCTcagcccctgcctcccttccGTCCGGAGCCCCAGGGTCACTCCACGTAGCCCGCCCGCCCCGAGGACAGCACCTTCCAGGAAAGTTCCCGCGCCGAGGGTCCCGCTCGTGGACGCAGCCCCAGTCACTCACGTTTCCCCGGCCACGCGCGGCCCCTCCCTCGGGTCAGCAAAGATGCGGCCTGGGACTGTCTGCGGGCCGGTCTCGCGGGTCGCGGGAGGCGGCCCGAACTGCAGCCCCGGCCCCGAGCCCCCAGCCCTGGGGTCCCCGCTACTGCCATAACTCCGCGCCCAAAAGTGGCAGTGCTGAGTGGGGAGAGGGGCCTGGGCGACACCAGCCGGCCCTCCAGCCAATGGGGAGGAGGCCAGCGGGAGACTCGCCGCGCCCCCCGAGAGCCGCCGCATATGGGAATCGCCGATTTGGAGGGCGGAGGCCAGGAGGAGAACCAACCACACCGCAAGGCGGAAGAGCACAGCCCGCCCCAGCAGCGACAAGGCCCAATCCGAGGCTGGAGGCCGAGCGACCCGAAGACGTTCAAATCAACCACACTCCACCCCGCTCCTCCccgaaaaagaaaaaagaagacagcgGAAACACAGACCCATGCCAGTTATTGCGCTACACCCGCCTTCATCCGCCTCAGCGACCAATCGTTCCGCAGGGGAATGATAAGGACATTCCACGAAGGACGTCACAGCCAACCaccggaaggctgaggcgggacgtTCCACAATATGCTAATGACATTCCTATAAAAGAAGCTGCGAAGCTACGTCTTGGATAGAGCGCGCAGGGGCGCCTTCCCGGTAGGGTATCTGGTGCTTTCGGGCATGGCGATGGATTTTTTTTTGCCCCCACCTAACTCTTCCGTTTCCCTACTGCGTAGCTTTGTAAACATTAGTAAACTCGGAGTGGTGATCCACATTCAAAACAGAGCCCCCAAAGCCTTGACTGACCTCGCAGAAAACTTTCCCCAACAGCCAACAATTCCCGGCGGACACGAAGTCGCCACCTCTCTGACACCCTGGGCGGCCAGGTCTGCAGAGAACGACCCACAGGTCCTCTCATCTGCCACAATCCTCTCCAACCCAGCGATCTGCCCGCGCCCCCCCGAGCGCAGCGCTGCGCAGATGGGCGCCTTCCCCGCCTCcgctcctccccttcccttccccacggCACACAGAGAAAAACCCTCGTCCTCCGCAAACTACAACCGGCGGCGTCGCCCCTCGCAGTCGGCCCTTACTCGGTGTCCAGTGCCAAGTGAGGGCCGGAGGGGACTGGGCGGGGGCGACCGAGCTACCCCGAACGGAGTACTACCCGGTACTTTATGTAACACTCGGATTGGGGACTGGGTGGGGGGCGGCGAAGAAGGGCCAGGGGAGCGGCGTTGCTCCGGACCGAGGCACCGGGTCCGCGGGAACCCCGGCCCACAGCCGCCCTCCTCCTGCAGCCACATCTCGGCGTCCTACAGCCCCAGGCGCCGGCACATCCCTCCATCTCGCGCCGTAATCTGCACCCCCTCCTAGAGGACGCGGCTTGGACCCGCTGCCCCCTCCCCCGCAGCACCCGCCTCATCACTTCACTACAAAGAGCGCTTTGGTCGCGCAGCCTTGCAGCGAGACCTCTCGCGCCTCCTTCCTCCTCCGTGTCCCGGGCTTTGCACACAAGGACCTTGGCGAATCAAAGGCGCTCCAGACCTTTTGTTCCTGCCCCTGCCGAGGGCCGCCGCTGCGGAGCCGGCCGCTTCCTCCGCTCCACGGCAGGACCGGGCCGGCTCCGCGGCGCGCCCGGACCCGCCGGGATGGAGGCGGCCGCCCCCGCCCATCCATCACCCGGCCGTACCTTGGTATTTCGCGTCGATCTCCCGCATCAGCGAGACATTTCTCTGCAAGTCGAAAGGCAGGGACTCGATGGAGTCCAGGTAGTCCTCCACATAGTTCACCAGGTGGAGCTGCTCCCCGTTGGCAGGACTCAACATGGTTCACCCCGGAGGTCCCCGGCGACTCGGCGCGGCTTTCCGCTTcctccaccccccgccccccTGAAAAAATAGCACTGCAAAATGCAAAGCCCTCGCTCTCCCGGCGCCCCCCGCCGGCTCCTGCTCCGGACCGGCGGCTACATCTGCCGAGCCCGTCCGCCGCCTCCGGGTCCGCGGGTACCCCAGCGCCTGGGGGCGCGGGCCGCGGTGGCGGTGGCTCCCGGGCGCACGCCCCGGCCGGCGGCGCAGGCCCCCTCTCAGGCGGCGGGGCTGGCGCTGGGGGCCGCGCGTACGAGCGCGCACACACCGGCGGGAGAGGGCCCAgcgccgcggccgccgccgcccacCCGCCCACTGGgctgaggagaagagaggagcgGAGCGGGCAGCAGGAAGGGGCGCGCTCCGCCGGCCGCCGAGCCGCACTTGTCCAACGTGGAAAACCCAAATACCAGTTTCAAACACTTGGGAAACATTCAGCCCCGCTGCGCAGCGCGCATGCGCCTCGGCCCCCTCCCCCGGCGACGGCCCCGCCCCCCGCCGCATTCACGCCCCTCACGGTCCCGGGCCCCGGGGGCTGCGGGCCCGAGGCCGGCCCGCGAGGGGGCGTGGCCTTGCCTGTCACTTCTGCCCGGGGCGAGGGTCGCGGAGGGGACAGCGTCAGGGCCGCTGGGGCGGGGACGGCGGGCGAGGCGCAAACTTTACTAGGAGTTTTTGGCACTTGGAGGCAGAGCCCGTTGGGCGGCGCAGCACGCCCGCCGGGAAACGCAGGGGAGCTGCCTGTTTCGCTGAAAACCCGACCAGGACCTAACGGGCCGCGGGACAGCAGCCTCCGAGACCATGGCACGCAGCGACTGACAGAACCCGCTTCTCAGCCCCTGACTCTCTTCGTCCCCGCCCCACAGCGCGGTATAAGTATGGCCCGAAACAGAACTGGCAACCACAGTAGCCAATCCACTTGCCAACCTCACTTTGACAGCCCAATCAAGATGAAGAGGAGGCGGGGAGACCGTGAGTAATGCCCCCCGGACTCTTACTACTAGAAACCCAAGTCCTCCGGGAGGCGGAAGGAAGAGGAGGGCCGGGCACGGGCGGAAGTGGCGGCGCATGCGCACTGGCACCCTCTCGGTGTCCTCCGAGCTGAGGCCGCGGAGTGCGCGGGAGACCTACCAATTCCTCGTCGGGACCACCACTCCCAGCAGCCTAGGCGGCTCCCGCGCCTGCGCCATCCGTCACCGCCCTCCCTTTGTGTCGCCTCCCGGTACTCAGTTTGGAACGGCTTGGAGACAAAGGGGCACAAGAGGGAAGCTGCTTCCTAGTGCCGAGCCCCATAAGAGGTGGATAGGCCCGAGGGGCGCCTTCCCTAGCCCTTATCTCTTCCCGCCCTGTGCCACGAACACCGCTCTCGGAGGCTGCTCCCCACATTTGGAAAGGCCGCCAACAGAATGCAGACATCCGGTCGGCCGGCGTCCTAAGGCCATTCGGCTCCCCAACCGCCCCTCCCCGCACCCCGTCCCCATCGCCTCTCTGCCCTCCCGAAGCTCCCGGATTTTGGGCTTTCTGAGAAGCCCGGACGCCACGCGAGCCCGTTGCCTAGGCGACCGGCCCCGCGCGCCGCCCCGCCCCCTTCCGGTCAAAGGGCCGGCCCCTCCTGGGCGTGGCCTCGCGTCTTTGTGCGCTGCCCGCCAGCGCTGCGGTTCCTAAGCGGCCTCGGCCGCGGCCTCGGCTTCCGCCTCCGCACGGCTGCAGTCGCCGCGGGTCCACTCCGGGGTGGACCCGAGAGCTGTGCTCGCCACGCTTGGCTGCCTGGTTTTCGCTAGTTTTCTTCCGCTCTGAACCCTGGTCTGTTTGCATTGGGTGTTTTTCACCAAGTCGGAGAACGGTGCCTTGTCATTTTTCACCTTTCTCACCGGACTTTCTCTTTTCCGGAGAGCCGGGTTGGTGGTGCTGCCTGTGTATTCCACGAACCTAAGTAAGCCCTGTCCCCAGCCCTTGCAGTGTTTCTGTGTCAACTCCACGCCAGCGCGCTTCTCCACTTTTTCTTAGCCTTTTAATTTGGACAGGGTCGGATTTCAGCTTTTATCCACCGGGTTTATCCTGTTGCAAAGCAGAGTGCACAGCTTTAGACACAAAATAACTGCAGTTGAAATGGATACACATTCTCGTGGTAAGATTTGGAAACGTGGTATTTGATGGAACCCTGTTGTGACATCTAAaactatttgcattttttaaaaaaagtattctgTGTAATCCAGTAAAAAATTGGATTCGTCCAGTATTTATAGAGTAGATTATTAACTGCAGTGGTGCTCATTCCAGCGCCCTGCAGGGTATTTTGTGCTATGGATGTGAGTACGGCAAAGAGACTGAATTGAGTTGTTTTGTACTTGGAATCGGATTGTTCACGTTGGAACGTTGCTGCaatgataaatggatggatacTCTTTACACTTTGAAGTGGGTTTAATCTTCACTTTTAAGCCCCTTCATCTCACCTACACATCAGGAGAGCTTTTGCTTTGATATGTGGGGAAATGGCTGTTATTTTACTTACCGATCACGCTATTCTAGTCTTGGCCCAGTTAAAAGCAAATGAGTACTTTCGTTTCTACAAGATTTATTGGCCACTACTTGGTCTGCACTAAAGACTGTAACacttggccggacgcggtggctcacgcctgtaatcctaccagtttgggaggccggggtgtggattacctgagctcaggagttcgggaccagcttgggcaacatggtgaaaccctgtctctactaaaaatacaaaaaaattagcagggcatggtggcgcgtgcctgtagtcctagctattctggaggctgagacaggagaatcacttgaacccaggaggtggaggtggcagtgagccgagattgcgccactgcacttcagcctgagcgacagagcaagactcatctccagaaaaaaagataaaaaaagactaCGACAAGATAACATTATGTGGAAACAAACATTATGTCGAATAGAGAGTATAGAGGGAGTACAAAGTTGAATAAGGAAAATTACGCTTTTCCCTCTAAAAGCATATAAGTAATTTAAAAGTACAATAGTAAGAAATAGACTGGTTCTTCTATTCCTAGTAATCATTGGCTCTAGAATGAATAGTGTTTATCTGAACTCAAGAATAAAGTTGGAAGTAATTTACCCCTTACAAAGATAAGATGGAGTTTAACCTAGGTTatcgtttttttaaaaaaatcacaatacaGTACAATCTGAATAATGAATTTGTTCCTCTCTTGTTATGTATTCTCTTCACATACATATAAACCAAAAAGGCATCTTATGCATTCAATGTGCCAACTACTGGTCCATGTGCTGGGGATACAGTAGTAAAAAGTTTTTTGGAGCTTTACATTCCATAAAACTTTTAGCCCACCCCTTGggataaaaagtcaaaaaatattttgtcttctttGGAACAAACTTAGAAGACCAAGCAATAAGACATAATTAACTGTGATAACGAATTTTAAATGTCATTGAAGAAAGGTGCTTAATTTTGAAGATACGTTGTAGAATCTTGTCTGTTTCAGTTTTGTTTCCTGTGGAGTATTGCAAAAATGGATGCTAAAACTTTTCTGTAGAACAGAAATTtcaaatggatttaaaaaataaacatttaaaaatgaaatttttttctaaaattatatttccagACTAATTGAAAAAGCTCAAACCTATGAGAGTCAGATATAAGAGATGAACatacaattctttttctttttttgagacggagtcttgctcttgtcacccaggctggagtgcagtggcgtgatctcaggctcactgcaacctctgcctcccaggttcaagcgagtctcctgcctcagcctcctgagtagctgggattacaggtgcccgacaccatgcctagctaatttttgtatttttagtagagatgcagtttcgttatgttggccaggctggtctcgaactccggacctcaggtgatccacccaccttggcctcccaaagtgctgggattacaggtgtgagcccccgcgcctggccaagCGTAGAATTCTTTAAGTTTCaaagtgcttaaaaaaaaatgcaaactcaTTTATCTTAAACTTGAAAACCCCTAAACCATATGCTACCATAATCAACTCTACTTCAGATTTACAAGATTTTGtcttgaaataaaatgtaataccGAAAACTcgattttgttattgttgtcattAAA
It contains:
- the LOC105485296 gene encoding inhibitor of growth protein 1 isoform X2, which translates into the protein MLSPANGEQLHLVNYVEDYLDSIESLPFDLQRNVSLMREIDAKYQEILKELDECYERFSRETDGAQKRRMLHCVQRALIRSQELGDEKIQIVSQMVELVENRTRQVDSHVELFEAQQELGDTAGNSGKAGADRPKGEAAAQAEKPNSKRSRRQRNNENRENASSNHDHEDSASGTPKEKKAKTSKKKKRSKAKAEREASPADLPIDPNEPTYCLCNQVSYGEMIGCDNDECPIEWFHFSCVGLNHKPKGKWYCPKCRGENEKTMDKALEKSKKERAYNR
- the LOC105485296 gene encoding inhibitor of growth protein 1 isoform X1, giving the protein MAVAGTPGLGARGRGCSSGRLPRPARPARRQSQAASLLTRGRGRAWPGKQILKELDECYERFSRETDGAQKRRMLHCVQRALIRSQELGDEKIQIVSQMVELVENRTRQVDSHVELFEAQQELGDTAGNSGKAGADRPKGEAAAQAEKPNSKRSRRQRNNENRENASSNHDHEDSASGTPKEKKAKTSKKKKRSKAKAEREASPADLPIDPNEPTYCLCNQVSYGEMIGCDNDECPIEWFHFSCVGLNHKPKGKWYCPKCRGENEKTMDKALEKSKKERAYNR
- the LOC105485296 gene encoding inhibitor of growth protein 1 isoform X3 — protein: MEILKELDECYERFSRETDGAQKRRMLHCVQRALIRSQELGDEKIQIVSQMVELVENRTRQVDSHVELFEAQQELGDTAGNSGKAGADRPKGEAAAQAEKPNSKRSRRQRNNENRENASSNHDHEDSASGTPKEKKAKTSKKKKRSKAKAEREASPADLPIDPNEPTYCLCNQVSYGEMIGCDNDECPIEWFHFSCVGLNHKPKGKWYCPKCRGENEKTMDKALEKSKKERAYNR
- the LOC105485296 gene encoding inhibitor of growth protein 1 isoform X4; translated protein: MLHCVQRALIRSQELGDEKIQIVSQMVELVENRTRQVDSHVELFEAQQELGDTAGNSGKAGADRPKGEAAAQAEKPNSKRSRRQRNNENRENASSNHDHEDSASGTPKEKKAKTSKKKKRSKAKAEREASPADLPIDPNEPTYCLCNQVSYGEMIGCDNDECPIEWFHFSCVGLNHKPKGKWYCPKCRGENEKTMDKALEKSKKERAYNR